The DNA sequence GCCGTGGCGAAACCGTTACCCTCGTCGCAGGACAAAGCGGCATCGAAATTACCTCCAGCGGCATCGCCCTAAATGACGCGCGCATCGGCGAACGGCTACGTGTGCGCAACGAAAGATCTCAACGAGTCGTCGAAGGTAAAGTAACCGTCAACCGGCGCGTCGAGGTTGGAAGATAACTGAAATTATATTAAAGTTTCATGAGGTACAGCCGATAACTTGGGTAAGTCTTAAAACTAACGGCGTAAGGATCACCACTATGGCCATCATCAATTCCATTTCGACTTTTCCTATACGCAGCAGCAATGGCCCTGTGGAGCAGTTCCTCACCGCAAAGACGGGAAAATCGCCAAATAGCGATTTGCTCAACAAGTCAGATGCGGAGAGCGACCAGGTTAATCTCACTAGGAGTTCGCTGCATTTACGCGAGATTGAAACCCACGAGGCGGAAGGACAACCGCCGATGGATCAGGAAAAAATTGAAAAGCTGCGTAACGCGATTGCCAAGGGCGAATACCGGGTCGATTCGAACAGGATCGCGCATAAAATGCTCGAATTTGATGAGCTAACCCTCGCATAGGACTGCTTGACCATGCTGGAGAAATTGTTGCGCGAAGAGTTAGCCCTCATTGAGGGGCTGCAGCAATTGCTTCAACAGGAATATGACGCCTTGCGTACCCGTGACGTGACGGCGCTGGAGCATATTGCTGGTGAAAAACAGATCAGCGCTGACCGGTTGCGCAGTCTAGATACAGCACGGATGGCTTACTTGCGTGAACAAGGTTTTACCGCCGATCGGCAGGGATTGCAAACCTGTCTGGAAGCCGCGCCAACTCGCAAGCAACGCGGGATTTTGCATAAGTTGGCGTCGGAATTCGAACGCGCTATCGAGCAGGCTCGCGACCAGAATGAAGTTAATGGCGCCATCATCGCGGCCAGTCGCAGCCATGTCGAACAAGCGCTGGCCATTGTCAGTGGCCGCGCCCCCCTGGAATTTCTCTACGATCATGATAGCCGCAAGGTTTTTAGCAGTAGCGGCCAGCCAATCGCCAAGGTCTGATAGCTGTTCCTTCCTGCTTTCCAGTGCCTTATATCTTACCACCTATCCGTTCTGAGTTAGGCTAAAGTAAGTTTGACTGAAATCGCTGAGGAGACGATGGGAATCTGCCAGAGGAGGCGCGCTACCGAAAACGGCAGGCTGCGATCGATTCCGCCTACCGCAAACAGTAACTTAACGAATAATGACAGGTATTCTGACAAAGTAGAATTAATCTTTGCCTTTTTACCAAAGGTTAGATTAACCGCCTCTGTTTCTTCTTAGTTGCTCAAGTTCTTGAGCGGTATCAACCATGATTCGTTTAAACTCTTCAATCATTTTGGCGAGGGTCCCAATCTCATCATTAGATTTTACCTCTACTTTAGCAGTAAAATCACCTCCTACTACACGGGTTGTGGCATTAACTACTTTATCAAGCGGCCAAATTACCACTAAGCTCACTACCAAGATCATAATCATGCTAATAATCAGGGTTCCAGCAAGAGTAATGAGTAGCATATTGAAACCGGCTTTTTGGTAGGTTTGTTCAACAGCAGTGAAATCGTCGAGAGTAATCACGGCGCCGACCTTTTTGTTGCCAGCGTCGTATAATGAGAATCCACCACCAACATAATATTTGCCGCCAAGCTCAAAATGCTTGATTAATTTTCCTTCGTCGGTGACAGCAGTCAAGTCGTCTGGGCTAAAAACATAATCTTTGAAGATCGATGGATCTGTCAGAGTCGTATCGATAACAACGTAATCTTTAAGTTCATCATAGTTATTGTCTAACCCTTTGCTTTCTCTGACTGACGCCCAATCTCTTGCATCGATGAACTGTTTACCCACTACCACGACATAATCCATCTCTGTTTGGTCCTTCATAATTTCGATGAAGTGATCGATTTCTTCACCAAATTCCACATAACCGATCAGGTCGCCCTCTTTGAAGTAAGGTGTAACAACCCGTAAGGCGAACGCTGTTTTTCCAAGCTCTATCCCTGTTCCCCAAGAGCCGGTTTTTTTCGATTGATTGAAAGTAATTCGATTTAATGAATCGTCAAATTTTCCTTCATCATGCAGCCTAGAAAAAACGGTGCCATTCTTTCGATGAAAATAAAAATGAGTAATCCCTAATTTTTTGTTATCTAAAAAAAGATTTTGACCGTAATGGTACAGCTTGTTTCTGTCGTTTTCTAGAAATATGTCTTTGTAATCCTCATTAGTTGTGAAACTGATAAGAGCAGCCTTCAACATCTTTATATCGTTTTTTTCTAGATTATAAAAAGTTTGCCTTGCTGATTGGATCCGGTCGATGGCGCTCTTTTCCACCGCAGATCTTTTGCTTTGAATAGAAATCGTATAAAAAATGGTGGCTAAAGTAATGACGCCAAGCACAATGACAGGCAATAGCTTGTATCTAATACTGGATTTCATTGCAATTTTTCTCCTAGAATCTCGTTAGTGGCTTGTATGAGTTTTTCGATCTTATTTGGATCATCCGGCGTATTTTCCGTGATATTCATCAATATCCCAGCTTTCAATCCAATGCGTCCTCGAACTATCGATCTGTCTAATCCTTTCCTGTCGATAATTGCATTAATTTGAGTGGATAATTGGAATAAGCGTCTTGTGTGCTCAGTAGGTATTGCCCCCATATTTGATTCATCTGACTCCATTTGTTTAAACAATAAGTCGATGCTTGGAGCATGGGGATTTGGTTTTTCGTTTTCACCCAGTTGCGTCGCCAAGAAAACAACATCTTTAATAGGCCAAGTTAAACAATTATTGACTTGGGTTTGTTTGGAGGTCTTTTGCAAAATAACATCGAAAATTTGACCTTCTTTGACAACGATCCATACACAGTTGATGAAATTTTCTTCTCGGATATAGACATACACCCGACCTGTTTTTTTCTGGTCTCGCACTAAGGATAGGGTTTCATGTAATTTTTTTTGCGCTGACATAATTTCTTACCCTTTGTAGAGGCGTTACAAAAGCACTCATGTTGCGTATTCGAGATACTAGATCAATCTATGGCGTTTATATTATATTGATAAATAATCAAAAAATTGGTTATTGGAGGTTTTTATGGAATGTGGGTTTCTGGGCTAAGCTTAGCACACTAAGCCGATGCTGCTTCTTTCAAGGTCAACGGGTTAGAGCCACGAGTCGTCCTTGAATCGGCTGGCTTCACAAGAATTCTCAAAGAACCAAAAATTTCAAAAGCTTCAATCCTGAATAATAATAATACGGCGCTTGGCTTTATCAAGATTAGACTTAAAAATTTATTCCAGCGGCGCCGCCGACAACAGGGAGCGCAGCCAGGACCTAGCGCACAGTTTTTTCCGACGGCAGGTGGCGAGCGGGTCCGCAAGAGGTGCTGCTGTAGCTAGTGGGCTGACACAGAAGTTTTGACAGGTAGCGGTGGGTGCCCTATGGTTGAGATCAACAGGAGGAATCACCATGGCCCACAAGTATCTGGTTGATCTAACTGAAGAGGAGCGGGAAGACCTGCTGAAGGTCATTCATAAAGGCAAGGCAGCGGCGCGCAAGGTTGCCCGTGCCCATGTGTTGCTGCAGGCTGCGGAAGGGGCGACGGATGAGGCCATTGCCCAAAGCCTTCACTTGGGGATTTCGACCGTTCATCGTACCCGTCAACGGTTTGTCGACGAAGGGTTGCTGGCGGCGTTAAGCGAGCGGCCACGAGTCGGTTTGCCCCCGGCCTTGACCGGCAAACAGGCCGCCTTTCTGGTCGCCTTGGCCTGTAGTACCCCGCCCGCTGGCCGTTGTCAGTGGACTCTCCAATTGTTAGCGGACCGCTTCATGGAACTCCGGCCCATCGAAGCCATTTCCCGTGAGAGTGTGCGGCGCATCCTTAAAAAAACGACCTCAAACCCTGGCAACGTCAAGAATGGTGTATTCCCAGTGTCAGTCCCGATTATGTTTGGCATATGGAGGATGTGTTGGACCTGTACGCCGAACCCGATGATCCTCAATACCCCCAAGTGTGCTTCGATGAAAGTCCGGTGCAATTGACCAGCGAAACCCGCTGTCCTCAACCCGCCCGCCCGGGTCAACCGGCGCGCTATGACTGTGAATACAAACGCGAAGGCACCGCCAATTTATTTCTATTCGTACAACCCTTGCGCGGGTGGCGTCATGTTAATGTCACGAAACAGCGCACCAAACGCGATTTTGCCCAGCAAATGCAGCAACTCGTTGATGTGTACTTTCCGAAGGCGGAGCGAATCCGGTTGGTCGTGGATAACCTCAATACCCACACTCCTGCGGCCTTGTATAGTGTCTTTTCTCCAGAGGAAGCCCGCCGGATCACCCGCAAGCTCGAATTTCATTACACCCCCAAGCATGGCAGTTGGCTCAATATGGCGGAATGTGAGTTCGCTGTTCTCGCCGGCCAGTGTTTGAATCGCCGCATTGCGAACCTCGAAACTTTGCGGAAGGAAATCGCCGCTTGGCAAGGCCCACGCAACCTACGTCAGACCAAAATCCACTGGCAGTTCGGCACCGACTTGGCCCGGGTCAAACTCAAGCGCCTCTATCCTCCCTTGAAATCTTCTGAAACCCCGGTGGACCTAGAAACCTCTGAACCTGTCAAAACTTCTGTGTCAGCCCACTAGACTTCGATCCCGAAGCGCAGGGCGATCAGTGGTAAGTGTCTTATACAGAGCGCTCTTCTGATCAGCCATTTTTGTTCTATATTTTGAATTTGCACTCGAATCTCAAGGAGCTTTCATGATGAACTTATCCCGTCTTGTCGCGTTGGGTCTGCTGACCTTGACGCTTCTTGCTACCGGCCTCATGGTCCCCAGCAGCGCCGTCGCGCAGCCCGCTGGAGAGGGCTATGAAGATGCGGACAGCGGCCCATCAGGCAGTGATGATCTCAGCAGCGCCCAGCAGGAATTTGAACGCATTATTACTCCAAAATATCGCCGACTGGGCATGCGCGTCGAATCCCTGCCCGATGGCAGCCTGCGGCTGCGGCTGCCCAGCGAAGTAATGTTTGCCTATGACAGCGCCGACATCAACCGCGATTTCGCTCCTACGCTGCGTGAAGTCGCCCGGCTGATGAAGCGTTATCGTGGCATTCGGAGTCGCATTATCGGCCATACCGATAATCAAGGTTCACAAAGCTATAATCTCGATCTTTCGTTGCGCCGGGCAGAAAGCGTAGCGACGTTTCTCAGCGCCCAAGGCGTGAATAACCGCCGGTTAATCACTCAGGGGCGTGGTGAAGAAGAACCCATCGCCAGCAACGCTACGCCCCAAGGCCGGCAGATGAACCGGCGAGTTGACATCGTCCTGTTTCGTCGCGCTCGCGGCGACCGACCCCATCGGAAGTGATCCGCGTCAAGATTGCAGCGCTGCGCGGATTCGCGCGGCCAATGATTCCAGTTCTTGTGGGTTAGCGGACTCTCGACCATGCGAACCAGTCCGCTGCCCCTCTTGCATTGGGATGATGTGGACGT is a window from the Gammaproteobacteria bacterium genome containing:
- the flgM gene encoding flagellar biosynthesis anti-sigma factor FlgM, with the protein product MAIINSISTFPIRSSNGPVEQFLTAKTGKSPNSDLLNKSDAESDQVNLTRSSLHLREIETHEAEGQPPMDQEKIEKLRNAIAKGEYRVDSNRIAHKMLEFDELTLA
- a CDS encoding OmpA family protein, giving the protein MMNLSRLVALGLLTLTLLATGLMVPSSAVAQPAGEGYEDADSGPSGSDDLSSAQQEFERIITPKYRRLGMRVESLPDGSLRLRLPSEVMFAYDSADINRDFAPTLREVARLMKRYRGIRSRIIGHTDNQGSQSYNLDLSLRRAESVATFLSAQGVNNRRLITQGRGEEEPIASNATPQGRQMNRRVDIVLFRRARGDRPHRK
- a CDS encoding flagellar protein FlgN; its protein translation is MLEKLLREELALIEGLQQLLQQEYDALRTRDVTALEHIAGEKQISADRLRSLDTARMAYLREQGFTADRQGLQTCLEAAPTRKQRGILHKLASEFERAIEQARDQNEVNGAIIAASRSHVEQALAIVSGRAPLEFLYDHDSRKVFSSSGQPIAKV
- a CDS encoding HAMP domain-containing protein gives rise to the protein MKSSIRYKLLPVIVLGVITLATIFYTISIQSKRSAVEKSAIDRIQSARQTFYNLEKNDIKMLKAALISFTTNEDYKDIFLENDRNKLYHYGQNLFLDNKKLGITHFYFHRKNGTVFSRLHDEGKFDDSLNRITFNQSKKTGSWGTGIELGKTAFALRVVTPYFKEGDLIGYVEFGEEIDHFIEIMKDQTEMDYVVVVGKQFIDARDWASVRESKGLDNNYDELKDYVVIDTTLTDPSIFKDYVFSPDDLTAVTDEGKLIKHFELGGKYYVGGGFSLYDAGNKKVGAVITLDDFTAVEQTYQKAGFNMLLITLAGTLIISMIMILVVSLVVIWPLDKVVNATTRVVGGDFTAKVEVKSNDEIGTLAKMIEEFKRIMVDTAQELEQLRRNRGG